A genomic region of Dactylococcopsis salina PCC 8305 contains the following coding sequences:
- a CDS encoding transposase, with product MLLFTSQGEARELIENAGCELIFLPAYSPDLNPIEHWCA from the coding sequence AAGTCAAGGAGAAGCTCGAGAATTAATTGAAAATGCTGGTTGTGAGTTAATCTTTTTGCCCGCCTATTCTCCAGACTTAAATCCGATCGAACATTGGTGCGCCTAA